A genomic region of Chelmon rostratus isolate fCheRos1 chromosome 8, fCheRos1.pri, whole genome shotgun sequence contains the following coding sequences:
- the LOC121609973 gene encoding prostate stem cell antigen-like, translating to MLLRLMLLCLLVSPVLSLDCYVCSSSATNEECNKNTQECRAPLDTCMTAVDILGSTKAIVKQCASWATCSGAASSASVDSNGNGNTVNCCNSFNLCNFSGAESTHTHTALLLLTAGVLFLLSH from the exons ATGCTGCTCAGGCTCatgctcctctgcctcctcgtctCTCCAG TGCTGTCGTTGGACTGCTACGTGTGCAGCTCTTCTGCCACCAATGAAGAATGCAACAAGAACACTCAGGAGTGCCGGGCGCCGCTGGACACCTGCATGACTGCCGTCGACATTTTAg gCTCTACGAAAGCCATAGTGAAGCAGTGTGCCAGCTGGGCCACATGCAGTGGAGCTGCCTCGTCTGCCTCAGTCGACTCGAACGGAAACGGAAACACAGTCAACTGCTGCAACAGTTTCAACTTGTGTAACTTCAGTGGAGCCGagtccactcacacacacacagcactgctgcttttgactgcaggtgtgttattcctgctgtcacactga